The following proteins come from a genomic window of Oncorhynchus clarkii lewisi isolate Uvic-CL-2024 chromosome 23, UVic_Ocla_1.0, whole genome shotgun sequence:
- the LOC139381900 gene encoding homeobox protein koza-like codes for MALDCSSFSIKDILTRGRDARDNIPTSRNLTELCTLKLASINQDRQTESRDGSLRGPGSSTSDCSDEHKGDEMEMKHIRQGSISSSPGLGDIRNPTFEFGSEESTGEEAEHMACKKDINNKQPSIYQDKQRQEEVNERESSHSTVGQSISGNKKRSRAAFTHAQVYELERRFNLQRYLSGPERANLAGALKLTETQVKIWFQNRRYKTKRRQMAAEIAACSSSTPATLAKKVAVKILVRDDQRQYRGDELNRPPALPLYTAYQYGYNPYMYCFQTGISSNALCGGMH; via the exons ATGGCGCTGGACTGCTCCTCTTTCTCCATCAAGGACATCCTCACCCGCGGACGTGACGCGCGAGACAACATTCCAACTTCACGGAATCTGACAGAACTCTGCACGTTAAAGCTGGCCTCCATCAACCAGGACCGGCAAACCGAGAGCAGGGATGGGAGCTTGAGGGGCCCCGGATCATCCACTTCGGATTGCAGTGACGAGCACAAAGGGGATGAGATGGAGATGAAACACATCCGCCAAGGAAGTATTAGTTCCTCTCCTGGTTTGGGAGACATCAGGAACCCTACGTTCGAGTTCGGTAGTGAAGAGTCCACTGGGGAGGAGGCGGAACACATGGCATGCAAAAAAG ACATAAACAACAAACAACCCAGTATCTATCAGGACAAACAGAGGCAGGAAGAGGTGAATGAGAGGGAGAGTAGTCACAGCACCGTGGGCCAATCCATATCTGGTAACAAGAAGCGCTCCCGTGCGGCCTTCACCCACGCGCAGGTCTACGAGCTAGAGCGTCGGTTTAACTTGCAGCGCTACCTGTCCGGTCCCGAACGGGCGAACTTGGCGGGCGCCCTGAAGCTCACGGAAACCCAGGTGAAAATCTGGTTCCAGAACCGGAGATATAAGACCAAACGGCGGCAGATGGCGGCCGAAATTGCCGCTTGTAGCTCCTCTACACCAGCCACACTGGCTAAGAAAGTGGCGGTGAAGATCCTGGTTCGAGACGATCAGAGACAGTACCGAGGGGACGAGCTGAATCGTCCGCCTGCTCTGCCACTATATACGGCCTACCAATATGGATACAACCCCTACATGTACTGCTTCCAGACAGGAATCTCTAGCAATGCGCTTTGTGGGGGGATGCATTGA